From Proteiniborus sp. MB09-C3, the proteins below share one genomic window:
- a CDS encoding ABC transporter ATP-binding protein, whose amino-acid sequence MKISDKLLQVKEIHKTYGEGQSETAALKGITFDVLPGEFLGIMGASGSGKTTLLNCIATMLKPTSGQILLEGKNISSFKGSQLAKYRGSKIGYLFQEFELIDNLTARENIILPLSIHGENPKEQEEQLQKLAKQFDIENLLSKFPSQMSGGQKQRVAAARALISNPSIVLADEPTGALDTKNAKTLMEKLYSSNQTEGTTILMVTHDANAASFCSRILFIQDGVIFHELRKKVPGETQNSFYERILTVMAQLGGGSSNVL is encoded by the coding sequence ATGAAAATTTCAGATAAGTTGCTTCAAGTTAAAGAAATTCATAAGACATATGGTGAGGGACAAAGTGAAACTGCTGCATTGAAGGGGATTACCTTTGATGTTCTTCCAGGAGAGTTTCTTGGAATTATGGGTGCAAGTGGGTCAGGCAAGACAACATTACTTAATTGCATTGCAACCATGCTAAAGCCAACATCTGGACAAATCTTGTTGGAGGGTAAGAATATATCTTCATTTAAAGGATCACAACTAGCAAAATATAGAGGAAGTAAAATAGGATATTTATTTCAAGAATTTGAGTTGATAGATAACTTAACTGCTAGAGAAAATATTATTTTACCTTTGTCAATACATGGGGAAAATCCTAAAGAGCAAGAAGAGCAGCTTCAAAAATTAGCGAAACAATTTGATATTGAGAATCTATTAAGCAAATTTCCTTCTCAAATGTCAGGAGGTCAGAAGCAGAGAGTTGCAGCAGCAAGAGCATTGATTTCTAATCCAAGCATTGTATTGGCAGACGAGCCGACAGGAGCTTTAGATACAAAAAATGCAAAAACCTTGATGGAAAAGCTATATTCTAGCAATCAGACAGAAGGGACCACAATTTTGATGGTTACTCACGATGCTAATGCAGCAAGTTTTTGCTCAAGAATCTTATTTATTCAAGATGGAGTAATCTTTCATGAACTTAGGAAGAAAGTGCCTGGAGAAACTCAGAATTCCTTCTATGAACGGATACTAACTGTTATGGCACAATTGGGAGGGGGTAGCTCCAATGTTCTTTGA
- a CDS encoding ABC transporter permease, whose translation MFFDFIKRNSRKNRKENGVYFASLIISIIAFYVILSLGEQDVMVYLKTVESNAVAKLLLMVPMLYAVSLFFVFFLVYFANRYQLHHRSHEFGMYLMMGMRQSKLFAMIMGETLWNGLVALFIGVPVSLFLTELINLVTSRLIGMGIIGHQFHISKVGLGLTVFGFIVVQLLAMFILSLKMSNKEPVDLLNEQKEESQRILSPVKGLVSLLTGAVLLLGAVLLCIAYVLAVLYLRSLNYMIFALILFMGISGTFILFRGLGGLIGAWIKRKSSSSTGLFVFTGRQLQENVLHQWSSLAISSLLILMAMVCFAYGISTALNESAAYERTVDFTFRGIEKEVVSVLTSDKLKPYVKGYYAMKLGNFQPPDEEISENTASRTFSWSGLEQFISREKKSEEKENLLRDLSTRDRPYLISLSSYNALLKSINKAPIILEDDEVAMYSYEEFSHSHDILRKVLQSNPTVSMGEKQYKLASTLFTSNIVADRAITLSYALIVPDDIYDTFTGGSQESYLWNMVLTSDFVQEKGLMQAMYEVDNLISSHGLDYESYLSSMGRQLFYIVAGSYTTFYLGIMFLIIANTVLGLKFLMQQRSTRHRYYTVAMLGASIESLCLSARIQIWWYFGLVILVALISSIFGIWSMLDSFPSMTLSIKNGIVIAVVLIIFIVFELCYIWMIQRKSDEEIKKLKEIE comes from the coding sequence ATGTTCTTTGATTTCATCAAGCGAAATAGTCGTAAGAATCGAAAGGAAAACGGGGTTTATTTCGCTTCACTTATAATTTCTATTATTGCTTTTTATGTAATACTCTCACTTGGTGAACAAGATGTTATGGTGTATCTTAAGACAGTTGAGAGTAATGCCGTAGCTAAGCTATTGCTAATGGTCCCAATGCTCTATGCCGTATCGCTATTTTTTGTGTTTTTCCTGGTATATTTTGCAAATAGATACCAATTACACCATCGTAGCCATGAATTTGGAATGTATTTAATGATGGGAATGAGGCAAAGTAAGTTGTTTGCAATGATTATGGGAGAAACACTATGGAATGGTTTAGTTGCTTTATTCATTGGAGTTCCAGTTTCCTTATTTTTAACAGAGTTAATTAATCTGGTGACCTCTAGGCTTATTGGAATGGGCATTATTGGTCATCAATTTCATATTTCCAAGGTTGGTCTAGGATTAACGGTATTTGGTTTCATTGTGGTCCAACTATTGGCTATGTTTATTCTTAGTTTGAAAATGAGTAATAAGGAGCCTGTAGATTTGTTGAATGAACAGAAGGAAGAGTCGCAAAGAATTCTTTCGCCTGTAAAGGGTTTAGTTAGTTTGCTTACAGGAGCGGTTTTGCTACTTGGAGCAGTTTTGTTGTGTATAGCTTATGTATTGGCTGTATTATATTTACGTAGCCTTAATTATATGATATTTGCATTAATACTGTTCATGGGAATCAGTGGGACTTTTATATTATTTCGAGGATTGGGAGGTTTGATTGGAGCATGGATAAAACGTAAAAGCAGTTCATCTACTGGTCTATTCGTATTTACGGGAAGACAGCTTCAAGAGAATGTTCTGCATCAATGGAGTTCTCTCGCTATATCATCACTTTTAATTCTTATGGCAATGGTTTGTTTTGCTTATGGTATCTCTACTGCACTAAATGAAAGTGCAGCATATGAAAGAACTGTAGATTTTACTTTTAGAGGAATAGAAAAAGAAGTTGTTTCTGTACTTACCTCTGATAAATTGAAGCCTTATGTAAAGGGTTATTATGCTATGAAATTAGGAAATTTTCAGCCTCCTGATGAAGAGATATCTGAAAATACAGCTTCACGTACTTTTTCCTGGTCAGGATTAGAACAATTCATCTCTAGGGAAAAAAAATCTGAAGAAAAAGAAAATCTATTAAGGGATTTATCTACTCGGGATAGACCTTATTTAATTTCTCTTTCTAGTTATAATGCATTGCTTAAATCTATTAATAAAGCTCCTATTATATTGGAAGACGATGAGGTTGCAATGTATTCTTATGAAGAATTTTCACACTCTCACGATATATTGAGGAAAGTATTGCAGTCTAATCCAACCGTTAGTATGGGTGAAAAGCAATATAAATTGGCATCAACATTATTTACAAGCAATATTGTTGCAGATAGAGCTATTACTCTTTCATATGCTCTGATTGTGCCCGATGATATTTATGATACCTTTACAGGAGGTTCTCAGGAGTCGTACCTTTGGAATATGGTCCTAACTTCTGATTTTGTTCAGGAGAAAGGATTGATGCAGGCCATGTATGAAGTAGATAATCTGATAAGTTCACATGGCTTAGACTATGAAAGCTATCTTTCTAGCATGGGAAGACAGTTGTTTTATATAGTTGCAGGAAGCTATACCACATTCTATTTAGGCATAATGTTCCTTATTATAGCAAACACTGTATTAGGCTTAAAGTTTCTTATGCAGCAAAGAAGTACGAGACATAGATACTATACAGTAGCTATGCTAGGAGCAAGTATTGAATCTTTGTGTTTATCAGCAAGGATACAAATTTGGTGGTATTTTGGTTTAGTTATATTGGTAGCATTGATTAGTTCTATTTTTGGCATTTGGTCCATGTTGGATTCCTTCCCATCAATGACATTAAGTATAAAAAATGGTATAGTGATAGCAGTTGTTCTTATTATCTTTATTGTTTTTGAGCTCTGCTATATATGGATGATACAGCGAAAAAGTGATGAAGAAATCAAGAAATTAAAAGAAATTGAATAG
- a CDS encoding response regulator transcription factor: MEKIVIVEDDIPLRAELQSILEKEGYSAECISSFDTSLEDIVSASPSLIILDLNLPKLSGFDICSALKARGIGPILVLTSRNQLRDELHALDLGADDYLTKPCHPKRLIARIQKLLRLYSNIHVLLDAGDFQLDEKTNVLYVGEDSISLSENEGIIMKALVKAAPSAVKKEELFNLLWGSSEYVDENILQVNMTRLRRTLDEVGLPNRIKTVRGIGYQLVGGDCQ, translated from the coding sequence GTGGAAAAGATAGTCATTGTTGAAGACGACATTCCTTTACGCGCAGAATTACAAAGTATATTAGAGAAAGAGGGATACTCTGCAGAGTGTATCTCTTCTTTTGATACTTCCTTGGAAGATATCGTTTCAGCTTCTCCTTCATTAATTATATTAGATTTAAATTTACCAAAGCTATCTGGATTCGATATTTGTAGTGCACTAAAGGCTAGGGGAATAGGTCCTATTTTGGTATTGACTTCACGCAATCAACTTCGTGACGAATTGCATGCATTGGATTTAGGGGCAGATGATTATTTAACGAAACCCTGTCATCCTAAACGTCTGATTGCTAGAATTCAAAAGCTGCTTCGCCTATATTCAAATATTCATGTTCTCTTAGATGCTGGTGATTTTCAGTTAGATGAGAAGACAAATGTATTGTATGTTGGCGAGGATTCTATTTCATTATCGGAAAATGAAGGAATTATTATGAAGGCCTTGGTAAAAGCTGCCCCTTCTGCAGTAAAAAAAGAAGAACTATTTAATCTGTTGTGGGGAAGCAGTGAATATGTGGATGAAAACATACTACAAGTGAATATGACTAGACTACGTAGGACTCTTGATGAGGTTGGACTACCTAATAGAATCAAGACTGTCAGAGGAATTGGTTACCAATTAGTAGGAGGCGATTGCCAATGA
- a CDS encoding DUF6485 family protein: MTEKHTHFCTCKDLNCKLNPHNHDLGCDPCIRKNLKQGEIPSCFFHLIQDDLSQLSRFDIESFIKLYIENQKD, from the coding sequence ATGACGGAAAAACATACTCATTTTTGTACCTGTAAAGATTTAAATTGCAAATTGAACCCTCACAATCACGATTTAGGATGTGATCCATGTATTAGGAAAAATTTAAAGCAAGGAGAAATCCCAAGCTGTTTCTTTCACTTAATTCAAGATGATTTATCTCAACTAAGTAGATTTGACATAGAAAGTTTTATTAAGCTATACATAGAAAATCAAAAAGACTAA
- a CDS encoding serine hydrolase, which yields MGLLSDFSQSKDRAELFFISEMKKEAGSNFYYEDLCTYMLGRIVEKVSGKIMLDYLKPRMFDMLEIVNPQWNTCQHGHTSCSGGLYLNTEEFSRIGIMLL from the coding sequence ATGGGGTTGTTATCGGATTTCAGTCAATCCAAAGATAGAGCAGAGCTTTTCTTTATCTCAGAAATGAAGAAAGAAGCTGGTTCAAATTTCTACTATGAGGATTTATGTACTTACATGCTTGGTCGGATTGTAGAAAAAGTGAGTGGCAAAATAATGTTGGATTATTTAAAGCCTCGTATGTTCGATATGTTGGAAATTGTAAATCCCCAATGGAATACCTGCCAGCATGGTCATACATCATGTTCAGGCGGCTTGTATCTGAATACTGAGGAATTTTCTCGCATTGGGATAATGTTACTATAA
- a CDS encoding sensor histidine kinase: MKLGDWINILKESRPWILLICISNAFFIFLAWVAYPEAFGLLVGIMIIFSIATIISGLLLVWKWQKKKDKAFYDFVREPSSEHEYGLIESVGELHKERVSYLANKLRMLNDQLDESKLQTIDYEEFIESWVHEIKTPISLLTLVLENRKEEMSELVYQRLEHARINISDDVEQILFYARLQASHVDYRLEKISLNLCCEDVQLEFQAFLDEKEVKVISQMEDVPIVSDKKALQFIFTQIFVNAVKYSNEKVDSFIWLKTGFDSIKNRYYLRISDNGVGVLDSDLPFIFDKGFTGDNTNRKQSTGIGLYLVKKLCDELQIEIEVESGYGKGFSIQLLFPIIETQKTLSTRF; encoded by the coding sequence ATGAAGCTAGGAGATTGGATAAACATTCTAAAGGAATCACGTCCTTGGATATTACTTATTTGTATAAGCAATGCCTTTTTTATTTTTCTGGCTTGGGTAGCATATCCAGAAGCATTTGGGCTCCTAGTTGGTATCATGATTATTTTTTCTATAGCTACCATTATATCCGGCTTGCTGCTTGTTTGGAAGTGGCAGAAGAAGAAAGATAAAGCCTTTTATGATTTTGTCAGGGAACCCTCCTCGGAACATGAATATGGATTGATAGAATCCGTTGGTGAATTGCATAAAGAAAGGGTAAGTTATCTAGCTAATAAATTACGGATGCTAAATGATCAACTGGATGAGTCCAAGCTGCAAACTATAGATTATGAGGAATTTATTGAAAGTTGGGTCCATGAAATAAAGACACCTATTTCTTTATTAACCTTGGTTTTGGAAAATCGTAAAGAAGAAATGTCAGAATTGGTGTATCAGAGACTTGAGCATGCAAGAATTAATATCAGTGATGATGTTGAACAGATACTATTTTATGCAAGATTACAAGCATCTCATGTTGACTATCGATTAGAGAAGATTTCGCTCAATCTCTGCTGTGAAGATGTACAGCTGGAGTTTCAGGCATTTCTAGATGAAAAAGAAGTTAAAGTCATTTCTCAGATGGAAGATGTCCCGATTGTATCAGATAAAAAGGCACTTCAGTTTATTTTTACACAAATTTTCGTTAATGCAGTTAAATACTCCAATGAAAAAGTTGATAGCTTTATTTGGTTAAAAACTGGTTTTGATAGCATAAAGAATCGGTATTATTTAAGGATTTCTGATAATGGTGTTGGGGTGCTGGATTCTGATCTTCCTTTTATTTTTGATAAAGGATTTACAGGAGATAATACCAATAGAAAGCAGTCCACTGGCATAGGATTGTATCTTGTAAAGAAATTATGTGATGAATTGCAGATTGAAATTGAAGTTGAGTCTGGATATGGGAAGGGATTTTCAATTCAATTATTGTTTCCAATAATTGAGACTCAGAAGACATTGTCCACTCGATTTTAG
- a CDS encoding YbaK/EbsC family protein has protein sequence MYPLSFLQNEICKYVITLIKNFHFTVVNLKELRCLLGSRPLSFASEDDLFCYLGLKKASVTSFGILNDMERKVKVVIDEELMKLHTVGIHPNENTATLWLSPRDLQSIIENHGNAVVFLKI, from the coding sequence TTGTATCCATTATCATTTCTCCAAAATGAGATATGCAAATACGTCATAACTCTAATTAAAAACTTTCATTTTACAGTAGTAAATTTAAAAGAATTACGTTGCTTGCTTGGTTCACGCCCCCTTAGCTTTGCATCAGAAGATGATTTGTTCTGCTATCTTGGTTTAAAAAAAGCCTCAGTTACCTCTTTTGGTATACTGAACGATATGGAACGAAAAGTTAAAGTTGTCATTGACGAAGAATTAATGAAACTCCATACTGTCGGAATCCATCCAAATGAAAACACAGCTACATTATGGCTCTCTCCACGAGACTTGCAAAGTATTATAGAAAATCACGGAAATGCTGTCGTTTTTCTAAAAATATAG